The following proteins are encoded in a genomic region of Desulfovibrio sp.:
- a CDS encoding proton-conducting transporter membrane subunit: protein MSTLVFCCVALPFIMALVLYFTQSSSARKLIVPAAVTVMAVAAVILGANGAFRLEIDTILGLSADSVFSVLDLLLLVYILGIGWKLGSRLIMGMTLLQLIGLLYLKFVLPGHEVPITAFVADGLSLIMVIIISVVGGLITIYGMGYMDLHEEHLHLRVSRQPRFFAIIFCFLGAMNGLVLCNNLSWMFLFWEITTLCSFMLIGHDQTDEAKANAQRALWMNVLGGLAFVSAMLFIQKSLGTLSTELVLQKMTSMDVKNTAILLPFAFFCLAAFTKSAQVPFESWLCGAMVAPTPVSALLHSATMVKAGTYLLLRMAPAFAGTTMSTIVALFGAFTFVATCILAVSQSNAKKVLAYSTIANLGLIIACVGINTAASMMAATTIIIYHSVSKGLLFMCVGAIEQRIGSRDIEDMRGLYGIMPRTAIITVIGIFTMMLPPFGMLIGKWMAIEAIARATQAMTPIVFFVALGSAFTVLFWARWAGVLVSSSKMHEHAAHGNPKPSVMFALRSLCGLAVVFSFISPMVLKTFVEPSVSGVYARFNLQIEGFIPGATLTSAEGYVWIYLLFILLGLGVWFAWREARRTPESAHAQPYFSGLAAEKDGVVGFKGPMNVFEPVRVANFYLCQYFGESKITRAIDMISIAFLVVLVGGLL, encoded by the coding sequence ATGAGTACACTTGTTTTTTGTTGTGTAGCACTGCCGTTTATTATGGCGCTTGTGCTGTATTTCACGCAAAGCAGCAGCGCTCGCAAGTTGATAGTGCCTGCAGCGGTCACAGTCATGGCGGTGGCAGCCGTGATCCTGGGAGCGAACGGCGCTTTTCGGCTTGAGATAGACACCATATTGGGTCTGTCTGCAGATTCTGTGTTCAGCGTGCTGGACTTGCTGTTGCTGGTTTACATTCTTGGCATAGGTTGGAAGCTGGGCAGCCGCCTGATTATGGGCATGACCCTGCTGCAACTGATTGGTCTGTTATACCTTAAATTCGTTCTTCCCGGGCATGAAGTGCCCATCACTGCCTTTGTGGCAGACGGCCTGTCGCTTATCATGGTGATCATCATCAGCGTGGTTGGCGGGCTTATTACCATTTACGGCATGGGCTACATGGATCTGCACGAAGAGCATCTGCATCTGCGTGTTTCGCGCCAGCCCAGATTTTTTGCCATTATTTTCTGCTTCCTCGGTGCCATGAACGGCCTGGTGCTCTGCAACAACCTTTCCTGGATGTTCCTGTTCTGGGAAATCACAACGTTGTGTTCCTTCATGCTCATAGGGCATGACCAGACAGACGAGGCCAAGGCCAATGCCCAACGCGCATTGTGGATGAACGTTCTGGGCGGGCTGGCCTTTGTTTCGGCCATGCTGTTCATTCAGAAGAGCCTTGGAACGCTTTCGACCGAGCTCGTGCTGCAAAAGATGACCTCAATGGACGTAAAGAACACGGCCATTCTTTTGCCCTTTGCGTTCTTCTGTCTGGCGGCCTTTACAAAGTCGGCGCAGGTTCCTTTCGAGAGTTGGCTGTGCGGCGCAATGGTTGCGCCAACGCCAGTTTCGGCCCTGTTGCACTCGGCTACCATGGTCAAGGCGGGCACCTACCTGCTGTTGCGCATGGCTCCGGCCTTTGCGGGAACCACCATGTCCACCATCGTGGCCCTGTTTGGCGCATTTACCTTTGTGGCCACATGTATCCTTGCGGTCAGCCAAAGTAATGCAAAAAAGGTTCTGGCGTATTCCACAATCGCCAACCTTGGGCTTATCATCGCCTGTGTGGGCATCAATACCGCCGCATCCATGATGGCGGCAACGACCATCATCATTTACCACTCCGTATCCAAGGGCCTGTTGTTCATGTGCGTCGGCGCCATTGAACAGCGCATCGGTTCGCGCGATATCGAAGACATGCGCGGCCTCTACGGCATAATGCCCCGGACGGCCATTATCACCGTGATCGGCATTTTCACCATGATGCTGCCTCCCTTTGGCATGCTCATAGGCAAGTGGATGGCTATTGAAGCCATTGCCCGCGCCACGCAGGCCATGACGCCCATCGTTTTCTTTGTGGCGCTTGGCTCGGCCTTTACCGTGCTCTTCTGGGCGCGCTGGGCCGGTGTGCTGGTGTCGTCCTCCAAGATGCACGAGCACGCTGCTCACGGTAATCCCAAGCCCTCGGTCATGTTTGCGCTGCGTTCGCTGTGCGGGCTTGCCGTGGTGTTTTCGTTCATTTCACCCATGGTGTTGAAGACCTTTGTGGAGCCTTCGGTTTCCGGCGTCTACGCGCGCTTCAACCTGCAGATTGAAGGTTTTATCCCCGGCGCAACCCTGACCAGCGCAGAAGGCTATGTGTGGATTTACCTGTTGTTCATTCTGCTTGGTCTGGGGGTGTGGTTCGCATGGCGGGAAGCCCGCAGAACACCAGAGTCTGCCCATGCGCAGCCCTATTTTTCGGGCCTGGCGGCAGAAAAGGACGGCGTGGTCGGCTTCAAAG